From one Verrucomicrobiota bacterium genomic stretch:
- a CDS encoding phosphoglucosamine mutase → MSQTKKIFGTDGVRGTANIEPVTAETALKLGRAAAHVFKNLHTESRGRGKHRIVIGKDTRLSGYMLENAVSSGILSMGVDVLFIGPLPTPGVAYVTRSLRADAGIVISASHNPYDDNGIKFFQGDGFKLDDKVEAEVEELVFSGEIENIRPTAGQIGKAVRIDDALGRYIEYAKASLPRGLNLEGMRIVVDCAHGAAYKATPCVLRELGAEVFAYGIQPDGLNINRDCGSMHPEAMCQKVWEHRAHIGIAHDGDADRVLLCDETGHLVDGDDIMAIAALDLLASGALREKTLVATVMSNSGLDQALKQAGGKVVRTAVGDKNVIDEMLRHGYNFGGEQSGHIIFSDHASTGDGLVAALQILRIMKSADKPLSVLGKCWRRFPQVVTNVKVREKTPFAELDGVLDLVTQAEKTLKPLGGRVLLRYSGTEPKARLLAEGPDKPELERISRGIIEKIRAQVGG, encoded by the coding sequence ATGAGTCAGACCAAGAAAATCTTCGGCACGGACGGCGTCCGCGGCACAGCCAACATCGAGCCGGTCACCGCAGAAACAGCCCTCAAACTTGGAAGGGCGGCCGCTCACGTGTTCAAAAACCTCCACACCGAATCGCGCGGCCGCGGCAAACACAGGATCGTCATCGGCAAAGACACCCGCCTGTCGGGCTACATGCTCGAGAATGCGGTGTCCTCGGGCATTCTCTCCATGGGGGTGGACGTGCTTTTCATCGGCCCCCTCCCCACGCCGGGAGTCGCCTATGTGACGCGCAGCCTGCGCGCCGACGCCGGCATCGTCATCTCGGCTTCGCACAATCCCTACGACGACAACGGCATCAAGTTTTTCCAAGGCGACGGTTTCAAGCTCGACGACAAAGTCGAAGCGGAAGTGGAGGAACTGGTCTTCAGCGGCGAAATCGAAAACATCCGGCCCACCGCCGGTCAAATCGGCAAGGCGGTGCGCATCGACGATGCCCTGGGCCGTTATATCGAATACGCCAAAGCCTCCCTGCCCCGCGGCCTGAACCTCGAGGGCATGCGCATCGTCGTGGATTGCGCCCATGGCGCGGCTTATAAGGCCACCCCCTGCGTGCTGCGGGAACTCGGGGCCGAGGTGTTCGCCTACGGCATTCAGCCGGATGGCTTGAACATCAATCGCGATTGCGGATCGATGCACCCGGAAGCCATGTGCCAGAAGGTCTGGGAACACCGCGCCCATATCGGCATCGCGCACGACGGTGACGCCGATCGCGTGCTGCTCTGCGACGAAACCGGCCACCTCGTCGACGGCGACGACATCATGGCCATCGCCGCCCTCGACCTGCTCGCCAGCGGCGCCTTGCGCGAAAAGACACTGGTGGCCACCGTCATGAGCAATTCAGGCCTGGACCAAGCCCTCAAACAGGCAGGGGGCAAAGTCGTGCGCACCGCCGTGGGCGACAAAAACGTCATCGATGAAATGCTCCGTCACGGCTACAATTTCGGCGGAGAGCAAAGCGGCCATATCATTTTCAGCGATCACGCCTCCACCGGAGATGGCCTCGTCGCCGCCCTCCAGATTCTGCGCATCATGAAGTCCGCCGACAAACCGCTCTCGGTGCTCGGCAAGTGCTGGCGTCGCTTCCCTCAAGTCGTCACCAACGTCAAGGTGCGCGAGAAAACCCCCTTCGCGGAGTTGGACGGCGTTCTCGACCTCGTGACTCAAGCCGAAAAAACTTTGAAACCTCTGGGCGGGCGAGTGCTGCTTCGTTACTCCGGAACCGAACCGAAGGCGCGGTTGCTCGCCGAAGGTCCGGATAAGCCGGAACTCGAAAGGATCAGCCGCGGTATCATCGAGAAGATCCGCGCCCAGGTTGGAGGATGA
- a CDS encoding iron-sulfur cluster assembly scaffold protein has protein sequence MSSELESKIASTLGRLENMGEMSDADAVGTVGNADCGDMLRVWIKFKEENGRKVIDRASFQSFGCETAIAAAHLAMALIKGKSPAEALALQGEEFAAELGPLPPTRIHCTQLVEGALRSALSEGQVAPAGATAPARAEPDPPMPGLSDALARNETGTGGVKVVFLKPGETAS, from the coding sequence ATGAGTTCAGAGCTTGAATCGAAAATCGCCTCGACCCTGGGGCGCCTGGAAAACATGGGCGAAATGAGCGATGCCGACGCCGTCGGCACCGTGGGTAACGCCGACTGTGGCGACATGCTGCGGGTTTGGATCAAATTCAAAGAAGAGAACGGGCGCAAAGTCATCGACCGGGCCAGTTTTCAATCGTTCGGCTGCGAAACCGCCATCGCCGCCGCCCATCTGGCCATGGCACTGATCAAGGGAAAGTCTCCCGCCGAAGCCCTGGCCCTGCAGGGAGAAGAGTTCGCAGCGGAGTTGGGACCGCTTCCGCCGACCCGCATTCATTGCACCCAACTCGTCGAAGGCGCCCTCCGTTCCGCCCTTTCCGAAGGGCAAGTGGCACCTGCAGGGGCGACCGCGCCGGCAAGAGCGGAACCCGATCCACCCATGCCTGGACTTTCCGATGCGCTGGCCCGCAACGAAACGGGGACCGGAGGCGTCAAAGTGGTTTTCCTGAAGCCCGGTGAAACAGCGTCTTAG
- the folP gene encoding dihydropteroate synthase: protein MNMVWKARDRRWEFPGRTLVMGIVNVTPDSFSDGGRYLSPAKAIEHGKALAAAGADVLDIGGESTRPGAEPVSEEEEKGRILPVIERLAKEVPAAISVDTMKAGVARAAIHAGAVVVNDVAAAQQGPSMWDVLKETEAGYVCMHMRGDPRTMQQHPVYSDIVRDISAFFGERLASLVRHGISAEAVVFDPGIGFGKTDDHNLQLLANMPAFTNWQRPLLLGVSRKSFMGRLLGLKEADRMPTSLACAVWGALNGANILRVHDAAETAQALHLLRLIQARTAN, encoded by the coding sequence ATGAACATGGTCTGGAAAGCCCGGGATCGACGCTGGGAATTCCCCGGACGCACGCTGGTCATGGGAATCGTAAATGTCACGCCCGATTCCTTCTCAGACGGGGGCCGTTACTTGTCCCCCGCGAAGGCGATTGAACACGGCAAGGCTCTGGCAGCAGCGGGCGCTGATGTCCTCGATATCGGAGGGGAATCCACCCGTCCGGGCGCGGAGCCCGTCTCCGAGGAGGAGGAGAAGGGGCGCATTCTGCCCGTGATTGAGAGATTGGCGAAGGAAGTGCCGGCGGCGATTTCGGTGGACACCATGAAGGCCGGGGTGGCCAGAGCGGCGATCCACGCTGGAGCGGTGGTGGTCAACGACGTGGCGGCGGCACAGCAAGGTCCCTCCATGTGGGACGTGCTGAAGGAGACGGAGGCGGGCTATGTGTGCATGCACATGAGGGGGGATCCGCGCACCATGCAGCAGCATCCGGTTTACTCGGATATCGTCCGTGACATAAGCGCTTTTTTTGGTGAACGGTTGGCCAGTCTCGTGCGGCATGGCATCTCGGCGGAAGCCGTTGTTTTTGATCCAGGCATTGGCTTCGGCAAGACCGATGATCATAATTTGCAGTTGCTCGCAAACATGCCTGCTTTTACAAACTGGCAGCGGCCCTTGCTGCTGGGGGTATCGCGGAAGTCGTTCATGGGCAGGCTGCTTGGCCTGAAGGAAGCGGATCGGATGCCTACTTCCCTCGCCTGCGCGGTCTGGGGCGCTTTGAACGGTGCGAATATTCTCCGGGTGCACGACGCGGCGGAAACCGCGCAAGCGTTGCATTTGCTGCGGCTTATCCAAGCTCGGACCGCGAATTGA
- a CDS encoding TIGR00159 family protein produces MLETLQSLFQATWRPVVEILFLAVGIYYAFTFVRGTRGAPIVSGFVLVLVGLAATSKLLDLKVLQWLLGSFSTVLILAVLVIFQPELRRMLAELGSQNFLQAVREQRENIEVVIRTVERLAEVHIGALIAIERSIQLHEAVESGIRIDCEATPEMFETIFFPNNAIHDGGAILKGDRIAFAACIFPLTQRQDLNKSLGTRHRAAIGLSEETDAVVVVVSEEVGAISYAYKGQLTRGVSSEELRSFLTSVLVRKSGSRSLVESLKARFAGSARNPEPPAKTSEP; encoded by the coding sequence ATGCTCGAAACACTGCAAAGTCTATTTCAGGCCACCTGGCGTCCCGTGGTCGAAATTCTCTTTCTCGCCGTGGGGATCTACTATGCGTTCACCTTCGTGAGAGGAACACGTGGAGCACCCATCGTGAGCGGATTTGTGCTCGTCCTGGTGGGACTCGCGGCGACCTCGAAACTGCTCGATCTCAAAGTTCTGCAATGGCTCCTGGGCAGCTTTTCGACGGTCCTGATCCTGGCGGTACTCGTGATCTTCCAGCCCGAACTCAGACGCATGCTGGCCGAATTGGGCAGCCAAAACTTCCTGCAAGCCGTGCGCGAGCAGCGGGAAAACATCGAAGTCGTCATTCGCACCGTCGAACGTCTCGCGGAGGTTCACATCGGAGCGCTGATCGCCATCGAACGTTCCATCCAACTCCACGAGGCCGTGGAGTCGGGCATTCGCATCGATTGCGAGGCAACCCCTGAAATGTTCGAGACCATTTTCTTCCCCAACAACGCCATCCACGACGGCGGGGCCATCCTCAAAGGCGACCGCATCGCGTTTGCCGCCTGCATTTTTCCCCTCACTCAAAGGCAGGATCTGAACAAGTCCCTCGGCACACGCCATCGCGCCGCCATCGGGCTGTCGGAGGAAACCGACGCGGTCGTGGTGGTGGTCTCCGAGGAGGTCGGCGCCATCTCCTACGCCTACAAAGGCCAACTCACACGCGGAGTCAGCAGCGAGGAACTTCGATCCTTCCTCACCTCCGTTCTGGTTCGCAAGAGCGGTTCGCGCAGCCTGGTTGAATCCCTCAAAGCCAGATTCGCAGGAAGTGCCCGCAACCCGGAACCGCCGGCGAAAACGAGCGAACCCTGA
- a CDS encoding rhodanese-like domain-containing protein, producing the protein MGRLQEIYPGARRALFKRYHIGGCSSCGFLPDETLAAVLARHQNPPLAEVLAHLVASQEQDVAMEMDPPEAASRMKQGEKVRLLDIRTREEWEATRIPGAEFVNQALVQSLMGAEGRQGLLVFYDHLGKSSLDAAAYFWGHGHENARSLRGGIDAWALQVDPSIPRYRLEASS; encoded by the coding sequence ATGGGAAGGCTCCAGGAAATCTATCCCGGCGCCCGGCGGGCTTTGTTCAAACGATATCATATCGGCGGATGCAGCAGTTGCGGATTCCTCCCGGACGAAACCTTGGCCGCTGTTTTGGCCCGGCACCAGAATCCTCCCCTAGCCGAGGTTCTCGCGCACTTGGTGGCGAGCCAGGAACAAGACGTCGCCATGGAGATGGATCCGCCAGAGGCCGCCAGCCGCATGAAACAGGGCGAAAAGGTACGATTGCTGGACATTCGCACTCGGGAGGAATGGGAAGCAACCCGGATCCCGGGCGCGGAATTTGTCAACCAAGCCTTGGTGCAGTCGTTGATGGGAGCGGAAGGTCGCCAAGGACTGCTCGTGTTCTACGATCACCTGGGCAAATCGAGCCTGGATGCCGCGGCGTACTTTTGGGGGCACGGTCATGAAAACGCGCGTTCCCTGCGAGGCGGCATTGACGCCTGGGCTTTGCAGGTGGATCCCTCCATTCCGCGCTACCGTCTCGAGGCTTCATCATGA
- a CDS encoding VOC family protein: MIVKTFHHVRFRLNDLEKTVQFYQSVLGLEEVRRNRSPRGSELVFLKLPGSETLLELCCFPSSGPVQVQPDLTHLAFEVESLEDFGRHLVGLGLKFSDGPHFKDNGGGFAFIDAPEGYEVELIQRPKTTPTPSV; the protein is encoded by the coding sequence ATGATTGTCAAAACCTTTCATCACGTGCGCTTCCGACTCAACGACCTTGAGAAAACCGTCCAGTTCTACCAATCGGTGTTGGGACTGGAAGAGGTGCGCCGCAACCGGTCGCCGCGCGGTTCCGAGCTGGTTTTTCTCAAATTGCCCGGCAGCGAAACCTTGCTCGAGCTCTGCTGCTTTCCTTCCAGCGGTCCGGTTCAAGTCCAGCCCGACCTGACTCATCTGGCTTTCGAGGTGGAGAGTCTGGAGGATTTCGGACGCCATCTCGTCGGATTGGGGCTCAAGTTTTCGGACGGACCTCATTTCAAAGACAACGGCGGCGGATTCGCCTTCATTGACGCGCCGGAGGGTTATGAAGTCGAACTCATCCAACGACCAAAAACCACCCCCACTCCGTCCGTGTAG